In Bombus huntii isolate Logan2020A chromosome 3, iyBomHunt1.1, whole genome shotgun sequence, a single genomic region encodes these proteins:
- the LOC126863911 gene encoding acyl-CoA-binding protein homolog: protein MSLDQKFEQATEAVKALTKRPTDEEFLELYALFKQATVGNINTTRPGMLDLKGKAKWDAWKSKEGMSQNDAKEGYIKFVDKLLEKYK, encoded by the exons ATGTCTCTTGATCAG AAATTCGAGCAAGCAACAGAAGCTGTAAAAGCTCTTACCAAACGTCCTACTGACGAAGAATTTTTAGAATTGTACGCGTTGTTTAAACAAGCAACAGTGGGAAATATAAATACCA CGAGACCTGGTATGCTGGATTTAAAGGGAAAAGCAAAATGGGACGCATGGAAATCGAAGGAAGGTATGTCGCAGAACGATGCGAAAGAAGGGTACATTAAATTCGTGGACAAATTGCTGGAGAAGTATAAATAA